From the Aerococcus viridans genome, the window TCAAAAGCAGGATTGAATAAAGACGATATCTTTTTAGTGTATTCGACATCAAAGGCGTCTAGCCAATTTTTGATTGACCGTTTTTCAGAAAAATATCGAGATGGGATAGCTGTTGCCTGTGGTGGGGATGGAACTGTCCATTCAATCGTGAATTTGATGATAGATACTGCGCTTACTTTTGCTATCTTGCCCTTAGGTACTGGGAATGACTTATATACTGGCTTATATGGCAACCGTTCGGTTAAAGACCAGATTGACCATATTTTTAAGGGTAAAACGAGCAAAACGGATGCTATTTATATTCCTGAATTAGACTTGTATACTATGAATATTTTGAGTGTTGGCGTTGATGCGAATGTTGTTTTTCAAGCCAATGACTTTAAAGAAAAGCATAAATTCTTGCAAAAATTCGCCTACATGGCTTCGGTTCCAAAGGCCTTACAAGCAGGTACGGCATTCGATATTCGCATAACAGCCAGAAAAGATGGGGCAGAGTTGAAGCTGATGGAGGGACCATATATTCTGGCCGCATTATGCAATGGGGTTATGTATGGTGGAGGTTTCAAGATCAACCCTGATGGTCAAGTGAATGACGGCCTTCTAGAATTGGTTTATGTAAAAACTATGCCTATGCATAAAATATGGACTGTCCTATACAAGTTTTTCGCTGGAAACCATGAAGATTTGGAAGAGCTACGTAATGTATTATGTGATGAAGTGGTTTATGCCAGTAAGGATGGCAGCCCGATGGTTCTGAACTGTGATGGGGAAATTTATCAATTACCAAAATTTACCTGTCAGGTGAAGAAACACGCTTATAAACGGATTATTTAGAAAATATATGTAGAAAAAAGACCGACTAGTTTGATGACTACCCTTGCGAGCGAGCTAGGGGGTGAGCAATCTGCCAATCGGTCTTTTTGCATATTCAGTGATGAGTTTTTAATATCGACACTTAAACGATTTTTGTTGGTGTGACAAAGATCGTTTTTTGTTCAAAGTAATTCACGAATCCAGGTTTACTTCCGTTTGGTTTTTTTACGTGTTTTACTTGTGTGTAATCAACGGGCACATTATTGGATTGGCTATATTTTGAAAAGGCTGCGGCTAATTCAGCTGCTTGGATGATTTCAGCTTCACTAGGATTATTTGTTTCTAAAATAACGTGTGAACCTGGAATATCCTTAGTATGGAACCAATAGTGGTTTTTATTGGCCTGACGCATGGTTAATTGGTCGTTTTGTTTGTTGTTTCTTCCAACTAAAATCCGGTTACCCTCCGCAGTTTCATATTCACGCGGTTTAGCTGAGGCATTATTTGACCGTTTTTTCTTATCTTGTTTTTGTTTTTTAAGATAACCCTGGTCAATTAATTCATCCCGTATATCCGCCAATTCATTTGGTTCGGCGAAGTTCAATTGGGTTTGGATGGATTCTAAATACTGGATCTCAGCTTCAGCAACGACTTTTTGTTTTTCGATATGA encodes:
- a CDS encoding diacylglycerol/lipid kinase family protein → MGNKGFLFIFNQAAGKKKKADINALVLDRASKAGLNKDDIFLVYSTSKASSQFLIDRFSEKYRDGIAVACGGDGTVHSIVNLMIDTALTFAILPLGTGNDLYTGLYGNRSVKDQIDHIFKGKTSKTDAIYIPELDLYTMNILSVGVDANVVFQANDFKEKHKFLQKFAYMASVPKALQAGTAFDIRITARKDGAELKLMEGPYILAALCNGVMYGGGFKINPDGQVNDGLLELVYVKTMPMHKIWTVLYKFFAGNHEDLEELRNVLCDEVVYASKDGSPMVLNCDGEIYQLPKFTCQVKKHAYKRII